The sequence CAGTTGAAGAACGCCGAGAACACCTATCCGAACCTCGGCGAGCCGGCCTGGGACATCGGCATGGCGGTCCACGAGAGCAACCGCCAGTTGTCCAACGCCATCGACGGCGAGTTGGAGGACCTGGTCCATAGCGGCGAGCTGGAGAAGCTCTATGCCGGCTACGGCTTGCGCTACGAACTGCCGGAGTTCTACCAGGACACGCAATGAAGCCCAGGGAGGCGCGATGCACCGACGAACGCTGCTGTTCGGCCTGTGTGGCCTGCCGCTGCTGGCGGTAGCGGTAGAGGGCGATCCGCTGCCCTCGGTGATGTGGGATTACCACCACAAGCGCCTGCTCGGCGGCGAGCCCTTCGTCTTCGACGAGCGGGTGAAGCTGGGCGTGCCGCCGTTCGCCGAGGATTCGCGGCAGGTGCCAGTGGAGGTGGACGCGCGGCAACTGCCGGGGCGGTTCGAGCGCCTGCTGCTGTGGGCCGAGCTCAATCCCATTCCCCACGTGCTGACGCTCTATCCGGGCCAGGACCTGGAAGCCTGGCTGGCGGTGCGCATCCGCATCGAGCAGGCCACGCCGATCCGCGCCGCGCTGCGGGGTGAAGACGCTGTATGGCACGTCGGTTCGGCCTGGGTCGATGCCGCCGGCGGCGGCTGCACGGCGCCCAGCGTGGTGCGCGCGCAACCGGGCTGGGAAGACCGCCTCGGCCAGGTGCGCGGCGGGCAGTTTTCCCGAGGCCCGGATACGCGGCTGCGCCTGACCGTCGAGCACCCGATGGACAACGGCCTGGTCGCCGGCATCCCGCCGTTCTACCTCGACCACGCCGAGCTGCGTACGCCAGAAGGCGAGGTCCTGGCGCGCCTGGAACTGTTCCCGGCGCTCAGCGAGAACCCCAGCTTCAGCTTCCTCCTGCGCGGCCATCCGCACGCGCGGTTGTTCCTGCACGACAACAACGGCAATGAGTTCGAGGCCGGGCTGTAGCGCGGCCGTTGCGCTGGCGAGGTGTCCATGCGTTACCTGCTGATCTTTCTCCTGCTGCTTTGCACGCAGGTATTCGCCGACCTGGAATACCGGCTGCAGCCCCGGCTGATCGCCGCCGACACCTGGCTGATGGAGGGCTCCACCGGCAACTTCGCCAAGGAAAACGGCGGCAATATCGTCAACGTCGCCTTCATCGACACCGGCGACGGCGTGCTGGTGATCGATACCGGCCCGTCGAAACGCTACGGCGAAGCATTGCGTCGGGTGATCGCGCAGACCACCGGCAAACCAGTGAAGCGAGTGCTGCTGACCCACCATCACCCGGACCACGTGCTCGGCAACCAGGCCTTCGCCGACGTGCCCATAGGCGCGCTGGCCGGCACCGCCAAGCTGCTGAAGGAACAGGGCAACGCCATGGCGGAAAACATGTACCGCCTGGTCGGCGACTGGATGCGCGGCACCGAAGTGCGGCTTCCGGACCAGGTGGTGGAGCCGGGCACCCTACAGCTGGGCACGCACCGCCTGCGTCTGCTCGGCCTGCGCGGCCATACCGGCGCCGACCTGGCGATCCTCGACGAGACCACCGGCGTGCTGTTCGCCGGCGACCTGGTGTTCTACCAGCGCGCCCTGACCACACCGAACAGTCCCGGCCTGGACGTATGGCTGGCCGATCTCGACACCCTGCAGGCGCTGCCGTGGAAGCTCATCGTGCCTGGTCATGGTCCGGTTGCCAGCGACGCCGCGCCCTTCGCCCAGATGCGTGACTACCTGGGCTGGCTCGACACGGTGATGCGCGAGGGCACTCGCCAAGGCGCGGACATGAACGACCTGCTGCGCACCCCGATCCCCGAGCGCTTCGCCGGTATCAGCCTGACCCGCTATGAACTGATCCGCAGCATCAGTCACCTCTACCCGCGCTACGAACGGCAGGCGCTGCCGCGCATCGACGGGCAGTGACTGGAACGTGGTATTCGCTTTCCCTGTAGGAGCGAGCTTGCTCGCGAACCCAGCCCCATTCGCGAGCAAGCTCGCTCCTACGAAGAACCCGAACCCGTCTCCTCCAGTAGGGCGAATAACCCCGAAGGGGTTATCCGCCGCCTGCCCGCGAATCACGAAAAAGAGCGGCTCGGTATTGCTACCAAGGAACTAGAGAATTCGATAAAGCGGTCAATAGGCGGCCCCGGCGGGGCGGCGAAGAATTTGCGGCAGACCGGGAAAACGTCCCGGGTACAACAACAAACCCGCAGAGGTCGCCGCCATGAGACAAGCAGGTCCCACCCCATCCTTCGCGCGTACCGCGCTCTTCGCCGCACTGGCCCTGGCCAGCCTGGGGGCCCGCGCCGGGGTCACCGACCAGGACATTTCCGACAGCGCCAAGCGCACCGACCAGGTCGTGGTCAACGGCATGAACCAGCAGGGCCAGCGGTTCAGCCCGCTGAAGGTGCTCAACAGCGACAACGTCAAGGAACTGCGCCCGGTGTGGGCGCTGTCCTTCGGTGGCGAGAAGCAGCGCGGCCAGCAGGCGCAGCCGCTGGTGAAGGACGGGGTGATGTACGTCAGCGCTTCCTACTCGCGGGTGTTCGCCGCCGACGCGCACACCGGCCGCAAGCTCTGGGAGTACGACGCGCGCCTGCCCGACGCGATCATGCCCTGCTGTGACGTGATCAACCGGGGTGTGGCCCTGTACGGCGACCTGGTGATCTTCGGCACCCTCGACGCCAAGCTGGTGGCGCTGAACAAGGACACCGGCAAGGTGGTGTGGAAGAAGACCGTGGCCGACTACAAGGAAGGCTATTCCATCTCTGCGGCGCCGCTGATCGCCAAGGGCAAGCTGATCACCGGCGTGGCCGGCGGCGAGTTCGGCGTGGTCGGCAAGATCGAGGCCTACGACCCCACCAACGGCAACCTGCTCTGGTCGCGTCCGACCGTCGAAGGCCACATGGGCTACGTCTACAAGGACGGCAAGGCCATCGAGAACGGCATTTCCGGCGGCGAGGCGGGCAAGACCTGGCCGGGCGACCTGTGGAAGACCGGCGGCGCCGCGCCCCGGCTGGGCGGCTACTACGACCCGAGCACCGATTCGCTGTTCATCGGCACCGG is a genomic window of Pseudomonas knackmussii B13 containing:
- a CDS encoding quinoprotein dehydrogenase-associated SoxYZ-like carrier, with the translated sequence MHRRTLLFGLCGLPLLAVAVEGDPLPSVMWDYHHKRLLGGEPFVFDERVKLGVPPFAEDSRQVPVEVDARQLPGRFERLLLWAELNPIPHVLTLYPGQDLEAWLAVRIRIEQATPIRAALRGEDAVWHVGSAWVDAAGGGCTAPSVVRAQPGWEDRLGQVRGGQFSRGPDTRLRLTVEHPMDNGLVAGIPPFYLDHAELRTPEGEVLARLELFPALSENPSFSFLLRGHPHARLFLHDNNGNEFEAGL
- a CDS encoding quinoprotein relay system zinc metallohydrolase 1, translating into MRYLLIFLLLLCTQVFADLEYRLQPRLIAADTWLMEGSTGNFAKENGGNIVNVAFIDTGDGVLVIDTGPSKRYGEALRRVIAQTTGKPVKRVLLTHHHPDHVLGNQAFADVPIGALAGTAKLLKEQGNAMAENMYRLVGDWMRGTEVRLPDQVVEPGTLQLGTHRLRLLGLRGHTGADLAILDETTGVLFAGDLVFYQRALTTPNSPGLDVWLADLDTLQALPWKLIVPGHGPVASDAAPFAQMRDYLGWLDTVMREGTRQGADMNDLLRTPIPERFAGISLTRYELIRSISHLYPRYERQALPRIDGQ